CTCGGGAGAGGAAGTTTTTGACCTCGATGAGCTGGAAAGGAAGACCATTATACGCGCGCTTGAAAAAACCGACTACAAGAAGGTGGAGGCAGCACAGCTGCTGAATATTACCCGGCAGGCTCTCGACCGTAGAATGGAAAAGTACAACTTGATATTCTAACTCAGCAGGAGCGAGTAAAATTCAAAGTTTTCGTTGTCGAAGCACACAAAGGTGACGTCCAAGTCGAGTAGAGGGTTAGTTCGGAAAAATTCCTTAACCGTATCGATGGTAATGCTGGCTGCCTCAGCTTTAGGATAGCCATACACGCCGGTGCTTATGTTTGGAAACGCAATGGATCTTAGGCTCATGCCCCTTGCAATCTCCAAACTATTTCTATAGCAGTTTGCTAGCAGTTCAGGTTCATTGTTACCTCCGCCTTTCCAAACTGGTCCTACGGTATGAATAACAAAGCGTGCTGGAAGCTTATAGCCTTTGGTAATCTTAGCCTCACCTGTTGGGCAGCCATTGAGCAACCGGCACTCCTCCAGTAGCGCTGGACCTGCAGCCCGATGAATTGCGCCATCAACTCCGCCACCACCCAGTAGTGAACTGTTGGCTGCATTTACAATAGCTTCAACATCCAAATGCGTGATATCGGCCTTAATAACTTTTAGGTTCATGGCGAGGTGTTTTGTGTAAAGGTAGGAAGCTGCGAAATGAATTTCAAGATTTTTGTGCGGGAATATGTGCTTTTCTCCTTTAAATAAAAAAAGCCGGGATGTTTTCCCGGCCTCTGCTACATGGTTATTGAACCAGATATTATCTAAGCATGGCGCCTGCCTCCTTTTGGTAGGCAGTAATCAGGCTTGTCATTATTTTATCGATTTGAGCGTCGGTGAGCGTTTTTGTTTCGTCCTGAAGAATAAAACTCAACGCGTAGGATTTTTTGCCTGCGCCCAGCTTCTCACCCTCGTAAACATCGAAAAGAGAAACCGACTTAAGCAGCTTTCGTTCTGCACGTAAGGCGATATCTTTTAGCGTTTTAAACGTGATATTGGTATCAACGAGTAGGGCAAGGTCACGTTTAACCTCAGGAAATTTTGGAATTTCAGTGTAGGATACCGTATTTCTTCCAAATAGTTTTACGGCCAAGTCCCAGCGAATTTCGGCAAAGTAAATATCTTGCTTGATGTCGAACTGCTTGAGCTGCTTGGGGTGGACCTTCCCAATGGTGAAAAGTTCCTTTTCTCCCATACGGTATGTAAGACCATCGGAGTAAAGGTCGTTTGTGATATCTTCAACAGAGCCCTTTTCGATATGGGCCCCAAATTTCTCAAGGAGTTTCTCGGCATAAGATTTAAGCACAAAGAAGTTGGTTGGCTCTGCCTTTAGATTCCAGCTGGCCACATTTTGATTACCCGAAACCAGCATACCCAGTCGGAAATCCTCATTATAGCTGCTTAGGGCGTTATCACTTTCCTTCTTGATATAGGAGTAGCAGTTGCCAAACTCGTAAAGCTTAAGATCGGTATTGCGCCTGTTGATATTGAAAATAGCGGCTTCCAACGCATTGAACAGCAGTGTTTGTCGCATACCATTCAGGTCGGAGCTGAGCGGATTAACAATATTTACGGTATTTTCCTCCTTAAATGTTTGAAGCCCTTCGTAGTATGCCGCTTTGGTTAGCGAGTTCGACATAATTTCGTTAAACCCATTTGCGCTAAGAAATTCTGAGGCTAGGTCGGTAATTCTGCCCTTGTCTGGCTTCTTCTGGGTGGTGATTGCGCTTTTTATGGTTTGCGATATCTCCACGTTGTTGTAACCGTAAATGCGTAGCACGTCCTCCACCACGTCGGCTTCGCGGGTTACGTCTACACGATAGGCAGGAACCGACAGGGTGAGGTCGTCGCCTTTCTCTGCGGTGATTTCCATCTCCAGCCCCTTGAAAATGCGCTTAATTTGATTGTGAGGAATCTCCTTGCCGATGAAGCGGCACATCCGGTTGAGGTTAACCTCCACCTTTTGGTTTTCAACATTAACAGGGTAATCATCCACAATTTCGGAGGAGATGGTGCCACCGGCAACCTCCTTTATGAGCATGGCGGCGCGCTTAATGGCGTAGATGGTAATTTTTGGGTCGGTGCCCCGTTCAAAACGAAAAGAAGCATCGGTGCTTAGGCCATGGCGTCGTGCAGCCTTTCTCACCCAAACGGGGTTGAAGTAGGCGCTCTCGAGGAAAATGTTTTTGGTTTCAGCGGTAACACCAGAGGCGATGCCACCAAAAACTCCGGCCATGCACATGCTCTCCGTTTCATTACAAATCATGAGATCTTCGCCATGCAGCTTGCGCTCCACACCGTCAAGGGTGGTAAATGGTGAACCGTCTGAAAGTGTCCTAACCCTAACGTGGTTACCCTTTATTTTATCCGCATCAAATGCATGAAGTGGTTGTCCTAGCTCATGTAGAATGAAGTTGGTAACGTCCACAACATTGTTGATGGGGTTGAGGCCAATAGCCTTCAACTTTTTCTGTAACCATTCGGGCGAGGGAGATACAGTAATGTTGGAAACCGTAATGCCGGTATAGCGGGGACATGCCTCGCCATTCTCCACCGTAATTTTTATTGGACGGCTGGTGTTGTCTATCTTAAAGCCATCAACAGAGGGAAGGAGCAGCTGATACTTTTCGTCGTTTGCATAGAGGTAGGCAGCAACATCGCGGGCTACACCATAGTGTGAAGCAGCATCGATCCGATTTGGGGTAAGACCAATTTCGAAGGCGTAGTCGTCCTCAATGTTGAAGTATTCCTGAGCTCGTGTTCCCACGGCGGTGTCGGGATTTAGCACCATAATGCCGTCATGTGAGGCACCTAGCCCTAGCTCATCTTCGGCACAAATCATTCCTTCGGAGTCAACCCCACGGAGCTTCGACCTCTTAATTTTGAAGCTCTCCTCTCCACTGTAAAGCGTGGTGCCAATGGTAGCCACCGGAACCATTTGACCCTTTGCCACATTGGGGGCTCCACATACTATTTGGAGTAACTCCGGACCACCAACATCTACCTTGGTTACGTGCAGCTTATCGGCGTTTGGATGTTGCTCACACTCCACCACACGACCTATAACTATGCCCTCAAGACCTCCCTTTACCGATTCCTCCTTTTCTAACGATTCCACCTCAAGCCCTATGGCAGTAAGTATTTTCGAAAGTTCCTCCGGGCCCTTTTCCGTTTTTAGGTAATCCTTAAGCCAGCTGTACGATATTCTCATGATATTGTAGTTTTTTCTCTTTACGCTTCATCTTTTTGCAGCAAGCAAAAGTATGAAAAATCACAGAACGTAAATGGTTGTTGGCCATATTTTCTTCAAGTGATTAGCTATTTATCAAAGTATTGAGCACTCCTCCAAAATTGATTTTAACTTTTTATCTAGGCCAGTGAATAAATTTTGTAAATTTGGTTAGCTGAAATGTATGTTATTGAAATATAACGAATAAGATAATGTTGTGTGGAGTTCAGAAACCACTTTAAAAAACGGGGCGATATCGAAAAGCCTTACGAGTAGAACCCTAAAACAACAACCTATGGAAAGCAAATTCTTTACCTTTATCAAACCTTACCTTGCCTACATCGATGGTGGGCATTTCTTTCGTAAACCATTTTCCTGGCTATACATCGTGATGGCCATTATTAGCCTATTAATACCTCTGGCAGTTCTGTATAGAGCAGTGGATATCGGCATTTTGGATATGCAGGGCAAGATTGTTTTAGTTTTCATTTTATTCTGGATTATCTTGGCGTTTGCCGGTTGGGTTGGATTTCAGCAGTGGTGGGACAGGCGCACTAAGGTTGGGGTATCCTCATTTGAGGGCGACGACTTTACAGCTACCCCCGCTTTTTCTCACTTTATTCAAACTTTTGGTGAGTGGTTTGGAACTTGGCTGGGGCTTGTTGGGTGCGGTTATGCGCTTCTCTCTACCATCTTTTTGGGAGGTAGTAACGGCTATTTAAGCATGCAGCTGGGTATACCATATCTTAGCACGGGTGTAGTATCCATTATTACCATGCCAATCTATGGATTCTTAATTGTGGTATTCTCTCGGTTTATTTCGGAGCAAATTCGCGCTTTGGCGGCCATTGCCAATAATACAAAAAAGTAACATTTGGGTTTTAGTAAACTGCGCTCTCAACTTCCTCTTTTTGGGGTTGGGAGCGCTTTTTATATTCTAGGAGCGCTTCGGTCTAATTTCCTAATTTGGCTTCGCCGAGCTCCCTTTGGTCGGTTCTAATTTTTAATTAATTCTATGATCTATTGAATTGTCCGGATTCAAAATAATTTTGCCTTATGGTTTGGAAATATTTTCTAGCGTGGTTTTTGATTATTCCGGTGGCCATTGCCAACGGTGCTTTTCGGGAGTTGGGCTATAAATCGTTGGTTGGCGATTTGCCCGCTCACTGGATCTCCACATTGATCTTGATTGTTCTACTCGCTCTTTACCTATGGCTCTTGGGGCGGAGGTGGCGCATAGATTTCTCAAAACAGGCGTGGTACATTGGTGTGCTATGGCTTGGCCTTACAATCATGTTTGAATTTGGGTTTGGACGCTACGTTATGGGACATCCATGGGCCAGGTTGCTACACGACTACAACCTTTTGCAGGGACGTGTATGGATTTTAGTGCTAGTAACTCTTTTGATTGGACCACGAATTTCTTATGGTTTCTTTCGGCCGCGTGCTGCGGGGTAATTCAGCTCCCAAACGGGAACATCCTTCTACGTTTTGCGTTACAACCGTAAATGTCTAAATTTGCAAATCTTATACAAAAAGCAGGAGAAAGCTTATGATGCCGCTCATTTTGGTAATTAACGATGATGGAGTTCAGGCGCCTGGCATTCAGGCTCTGATAGAGATGGTAAGGCCGTTGGGCCGTGTGCTGGTGGTGGCTCCAGAGGAGGGAAACAGCGGTATGAGCCATGCCATAACTATAAAGGTGCCGCTGCGCCTCAAGAAGGTGAGGGACGAAAAGAACTTACTTGTATACTCCTGCAACGGCACTCCAGCCGACTGCGTAAAGCTTGCCTTGAGCGAGCTCTGCAGCGATAAGAAGCCCGACCTGCTGGTTTCCGGCATCAACCATGGCTCCAACTCCTCAATCAGCATTGTTTATTCTGGAACCATGGCGGCAACTATTGAGGGCTGCCTTTCCGGCATTCCATCCATTGGATTTTCGCTGCTAGATTATTCATACAATGCCGACTTTTCAACAACTGTTGAACTTTGTCGGCCAATAGCCGAGAGGGTGCTTCATGAAGGTCTTTTGCAGGGAGTGTGCCTCAACGTGAATGTTCCAGTTTTGGCGGCTGATAAAATTAACGGCTACAAGGTATGCCGGCAAAACAAGGGATCGTGGCAGGAGGAGTTTGAGAAGAGGACCGATCCGCGTGGAGTTGATTACTTCTGGCTTACCGGTTACTTTCATAACGATGAACCCGAGGCTACCGATACCGATGAGTGGGCGCTGAACAACGGATACATCTCCATAGTTCCAATCAAGATAGATTTTACAGACTACAACGAGCTAACGAGGATGAAAGCGTGGGAAACCACTTTTACAAAATCGATCCATGAAGAAAAAATTTGATTCTGCAAGGTTGGGATTTGGCATTGGCCTAATTCTTCCCACGATTATTCTCATTGCAACCTATTTCATACGCGAGCCTGGCCTAGGATTTCCCCTCTTCTTTAAAGCCATGGTTGGGCATCACATCCTTTCAAAAATGTTGAGCCTATGCGTTTATCCCAACTTGATTCCATTCTTCTTTTTCATTTGGACGGATAGGTTGCAAAGTGCCCGCGGGGTGTTAGGGGCAACTATAGTCTTGGCTATTATTGTATTTCTCAGCCAACTGATATTCTAGCGTTAGAAATAACCTATGCGATACTATATTATATCAGGAGAAGCATCGGGCGACTTGCATGGGTCCATGCTCATAAGAGGTATTAAACAGCATGATGCTGAGACCGAAATTCGTTTCTGGGGCGGCGACTTGATGGCTGCCGAGGCCGGAGCACCGGTTAAGCATTACCGCGAACTTGCCTTTATGGGCTTTCTGGAAG
This window of the Williamwhitmania sp. genome carries:
- a CDS encoding O-acetyl-ADP-ribose deacetylase produces the protein MNLKVIKADITHLDVEAIVNAANSSLLGGGGVDGAIHRAAGPALLEECRLLNGCPTGEAKITKGYKLPARFVIHTVGPVWKGGGNNEPELLANCYRNSLEIARGMSLRSIAFPNISTGVYGYPKAEAASITIDTVKEFFRTNPLLDLDVTFVCFDNENFEFYSLLLS
- the pheT gene encoding phenylalanine--tRNA ligase subunit beta encodes the protein MRISYSWLKDYLKTEKGPEELSKILTAIGLEVESLEKEESVKGGLEGIVIGRVVECEQHPNADKLHVTKVDVGGPELLQIVCGAPNVAKGQMVPVATIGTTLYSGEESFKIKRSKLRGVDSEGMICAEDELGLGASHDGIMVLNPDTAVGTRAQEYFNIEDDYAFEIGLTPNRIDAASHYGVARDVAAYLYANDEKYQLLLPSVDGFKIDNTSRPIKITVENGEACPRYTGITVSNITVSPSPEWLQKKLKAIGLNPINNVVDVTNFILHELGQPLHAFDADKIKGNHVRVRTLSDGSPFTTLDGVERKLHGEDLMICNETESMCMAGVFGGIASGVTAETKNIFLESAYFNPVWVRKAARRHGLSTDASFRFERGTDPKITIYAIKRAAMLIKEVAGGTISSEIVDDYPVNVENQKVEVNLNRMCRFIGKEIPHNQIKRIFKGLEMEITAEKGDDLTLSVPAYRVDVTREADVVEDVLRIYGYNNVEISQTIKSAITTQKKPDKGRITDLASEFLSANGFNEIMSNSLTKAAYYEGLQTFKEENTVNIVNPLSSDLNGMRQTLLFNALEAAIFNINRRNTDLKLYEFGNCYSYIKKESDNALSSYNEDFRLGMLVSGNQNVASWNLKAEPTNFFVLKSYAEKLLEKFGAHIEKGSVEDITNDLYSDGLTYRMGEKELFTIGKVHPKQLKQFDIKQDIYFAEIRWDLAVKLFGRNTVSYTEIPKFPEVKRDLALLVDTNITFKTLKDIALRAERKLLKSVSLFDVYEGEKLGAGKKSYALSFILQDETKTLTDAQIDKIMTSLITAYQKEAGAMLR
- the surE gene encoding 5'/3'-nucleotidase SurE, whose translation is MMPLILVINDDGVQAPGIQALIEMVRPLGRVLVVAPEEGNSGMSHAITIKVPLRLKKVRDEKNLLVYSCNGTPADCVKLALSELCSDKKPDLLVSGINHGSNSSISIVYSGTMAATIEGCLSGIPSIGFSLLDYSYNADFSTTVELCRPIAERVLHEGLLQGVCLNVNVPVLAADKINGYKVCRQNKGSWQEEFEKRTDPRGVDYFWLTGYFHNDEPEATDTDEWALNNGYISIVPIKIDFTDYNELTRMKAWETTFTKSIHEEKI